The proteins below are encoded in one region of Hordeum vulgare subsp. vulgare chromosome 3H, MorexV3_pseudomolecules_assembly, whole genome shotgun sequence:
- the LOC123445369 gene encoding sarcoplasmic reticulum histidine-rich calcium-binding protein-like: MARLATLAVLLLSLLAVASCRVLETTSDDQGLPNAVLLTQDDQSDAAADVTLPALPTPARENIVLSHGAPTPMLRLPSHRSTCRLHRHLWWTRHHGLARVHPAVDVVPAELARGEDQEPREAVAEPDPDSRPDTDAEQKPLHGEEDEEEEAAKAWKAEMLRRFRHGIRFHHRHHEQDVEEHDDHEQDKDEGTNMDLLARFHHHHHLRHHHKQDAEDEEDGHRQDKDEGLKTKLFRRFHHHHHAHDSENEVDEVEELARKLGEAIVRRSFSHGGRHHHHHHHHGAEGGVRNWFKGLLNRF; the protein is encoded by the coding sequence ATGGCTCGGCTCGCCACCCTCGCcgtgctcctcctctccctcctggcCGTCGCTAGCTGCCGCGTCCTTGAGACCACCTCCGACGACCAGGGCCTACCCAACGCCGTCCTCCTCACCCAAGATGATCAGTCCGATGCCGCTGCTGACGTGACCCTTCCGGCTCTGCCCACCCCGGCCCGCGAAAATATCGTGCTGAGCCATGGTGCACCCACTCCTATGCTCCGGCTCCCCTCCCACCGCTCCACCTGCCGCCTCCACCGTCACCTCTGGTGGACGCGCCACCACGGCCTCGCCCGCGTCCATCCCGCCGTCGACGTCGTGCCCGCCGAGCTTGCCCGCGGCGAAGACCAGGAGCCCAGGGAGGCGGTCGCGGAGCCGGACCCCGACTCACGCCCGGACACCGACGCTGAGCAGAAGCCGCTTCatggcgaggaggacgaggaggaggaggcagcgaagGCGTGGAAGGCGGAGATGCTGAGGAGGTTCCGCCACGGCATCCGcttccaccaccgccaccatgagCAGGACGTGGAGGAGCACGACGACCACGAGCAGGACAAGGATGAAGGCACGAACATGGACCTGCTCGCACgcttccaccaccaccaccatcttcGCCACCACCACAAGCAGgacgcggaggacgaggaggacggccaCCGGCAGGACAAGGACGAAGGCCTGAAGACGAAGCTGTTCCGACgtttccaccaccaccaccacgcgcaTGACAGCGAGAACGAGGTCGACGAGGTGGAAGAACTGGCTAGGAAGCTGGGCGAGGCGATCGTGAGAAGGAGCTTCAGCCATGGCGgccgccaccaccatcaccaccaccaccacggggCGGAGGGCGGGGTGAGGAACTGGTTCAAGGGCCTCCTGAACCGATTCTAG